In Miscanthus floridulus cultivar M001 chromosome 8, ASM1932011v1, whole genome shotgun sequence, the sequence tctaggccaaggttgAATAAGACCGATTCCTTCTAtagcagcttcgagacactctcgagcgagagcagcggggtcgcggtgatggcggagtaGCCCAACGGAGGGCTCACGACGTCAACCACCACATCAACAATGatgaagggggcgagcaaccccctatcttcaatcgcgctagctagaacatcacGACAATGGTGATGCTACTCCGGgctatgcccgagccctctacaaTGGAGGGGCGTTgggtccacggtgagctccgagacctcctcaagACCACCGTGGTACAGCAGGTTGAAAGCTCTGCCTCTTAGCAGTGCGGGGGTGCCTCAGAACTGCCCGTGGCATCGCCTtggtaggatagagaggcctcggtttgtcctaagcctgctcgggcaccgacaGCCAACAAGACCCCTCGGTGCACGATCACCTTGGTGACCGACGCGAGGTGCAAGGCGACCACGATTTGGCCAGCAGGCGATGGTGCCACGACGAAGATGGGCCCACCtaaggctaccacccgcaccgaggcggttgctatgatagtggggaggaccatagtccttctcctaggccactTGGCCCACGAGTCTTTAGCAAGGCCATCCGCAGTGCTCACTTCCTGGCCCAATTTCAGCAACCGACCAACCTCataaagtacagcggcgagaccaaccctgagtTGTGGCTGGCTGATTACtgcctggcttgttagctaggtggcgtggacgatgacctgctcatcatccgcaacctcccgttgttcctatcagactcagtgcgagcctggctcaaacacctccctcccttgcagatccacaacttgtgcgacttggtaaaggtcttcgtcaggaatttccagggcacatacgtgtgccccgggaactcctgggacctcaagagttgtcaccagatgccggacgagtctctccgagacttcatccgatgcttctccaagcaatgcaccaagCTGCCCTGtgtcggtgactcagaaattgtccaggcattcctctccagcacctcctaccgagacctggtccgagagttaggacaGAATGTACCAACCACGGTGGCCgcactccttgacatcgccaccaactttgccttggGCAAAGAGGctatcggggccatcttccctgacaacgacaccaaggggaagcggaagaaaaagaaaaagggtcgccaggggaaggaGGAGGTCCTCAAGGCCAGTCTAGTCGCAGCCGCAGATTgcaagaatcctcgaggccccgccagaggccctgggctcttcaatgacatgcttaagaagccctgcccttaccactagggcctgatgaagcacaccctcaaagagtgcaccatgcttcggcgttactatgccaagctcggactccccaacgatgatgccaagaagagggaCGCCGGCGAAAGGGACAACaataaggacgacgggttccccgaggtgtacaatgccttcatgatctttggcgggcctttaGCGTGCCTCATGGCGTGTTAGCGAAATAAGAAGCactgggaggtcttctcggttaaggtggccactccccggtacctcgattggtcttaggaggtgatcacctttaatcaagatgaccaccccgattacgtCCCAAACCCCGAGCAgtacccactcatcgtcgaccctatcatcggcaacacctggctcaccaaggtgttgatggacgaaggtagcggcctcaacatcctctacgtcaacaccctgGAACTCCTGGGGCTCGACCAGTCACAGCTCCGAGGCGATGTCGCACCCTTTCACAGCATCATACtagggaaacgcacgtgacccctcgagTGCATCAActtgcccgtctgcttcggcacaccctccaactaccgcaaggcggtcctcaccttcaaggtggttgggttcaaggggacctatcacgccatcctagggtgcccgtgctatgccaagttcatggtaatccccaactacacctacctcaagctcaagatgctgggccccaatggcgtcatcactgtcgagtccacatACAAACATGCATATGActacgacgtcgaatgcatcaagtacgccgaggctctcgtggaggccaagaccctcatcgtcaacctcgaccgacttggtagcgaggcgcctgactccaagcatcgtgctGGGACTTTTGAGCCTGCAGAGGCTGTCAAGCTTATATCGGTCAACCCCACCTGCTCTAACAATCGggcactgaggatcagcgccaccctcgacatcaaataggaagccatgctcatcgactttctcctcgtgaatgccgatgtattcgcgtggagtccctcaaacatgctaggcataccgagggaggtcaccaagcACGCCTTGGACGTCTAGGCTAGCTCCAgactggtgaagcagcgcctacgccgattcaacaaggaaaagcatagggccatcggtgaggaggtgtagaagcttttggtggctagattcatcaaggaagtgtcccatccagagtggttagctaatcatgtcttagttaagaagaaaaatgggaagtggagaatgtgtgtagactacaccggtttgaataaagcatgtccaaaagtccctttcccattacctcgaatcgaccaaatcattgactccactgtgggatgcgaaaccttatctttccttgatgtgtattccggttaccatcaaatcaagatgaaagaatccgaccagctcatgacttctttcatcaccccattcagcaTGTGCTGCTATGTAACTATGCCATTCGTCATCAGAAATgcgggggccacataccagcggtgcatgacctaggtctttgacGAGCACATCaggtgaaccatcgaggcctacgtggacgacatcgtggtcaagtccagaaaggccagtgatctcattgatgacctggagatagccttcaaatgcctcaaagagaagggcatcaagctcaaccccgagaagtgtgtcttcagggtcccccgaggcatgctcttgggattcatagtcttggagcgcagcatcaaggccaacccagagaaggtcttggccatgaccaacatgggaccaatccgagacctcaagggagtgcagagggttatgggatgccttgtggccctaagccgcttcatctcacgccttggcgaaaaaggcttgcctctgtaccacctattgagaaaatccgaacgcttttcctaGACACCcgaggctgaagaagccctcaccaagctcaaggcactgctctccaatcctcctgtcctggtgccgccaaccaagggcgaggccctcttgctctatgtcaccgcaacaacccaagtggtcagtgcgGCGGTAGTGGTcgagaggtaggaagaggggcatgctttacccatccaacgacctatttacttcatcagtgaggtgctctctgagactaagacatgctacccccacatctagaagctgatctacgccatagtcttggcttgacgcaagctgcgtcactacttcgagtcccacccggtgaccgtggtgtcgtctttccctctgggagagataatctagAACTAGGAGGCCTCgagtagaatagccaagtgggccgtggaactcatgggggaagccctatcttttgcgccttgaaaagcaattaaatcctaggtcttggctaattttgtggctgagtggaccgacacccaactgccacctgctcaaatccagGCAGAATGCTGggccatgtactttgatgggtccctgatgaagaccggggcaggcgtgggtctgctctacatctcacccctcggagtgcacatgcgctacatgattcggctccactttgcCACCTCTAACAACGCAGccaagtacgaagccctcgtcaatggcctgcagatcgccatcgaacttggagtacagcGCCTCGACGTATAGGGCGATTCACAGCTCAtcatcgatcaagtgatgaaggaatcAAACTACCATGActccaaaatggaggcgtactgcaagttggtatgttgcctagaagacaagttcgacggtctcgaactcaatcacattgcgcgaaaattcaatgaggctgcggacgaactagcaaagatggtgtCGGCATGGGCCCtagtccccccgaacatctttgccagagacctccacaagccttccatcgactatgcctcgaTGGTAGAGGAGGGCCCACCAATCGAGCCCATcatagggcccgaggccccctctttCACCGAGGCCCCCGTGGCCGAGCTCGAGGCCATGGAAGTCAATGCAGAGCCTCCtaaggccaaccagggcatggactggtgAGTCCCATTCCTCAattgcctcattcgaggagagcttcctgcagacaggaccaaagcccgatggcttacgcaatgagccaaaacttatgttctcagcaatggcgagttgtacaggcgaagcccatctggcgtcctccaacgatgcatcaccaccaaggcagGCCAAGCCATACTCTGGGACTTGCACGCAAGggcctatgggcaccatgcagTGCCTCAAACGCTCGTCAGAAATGCCTTCCGCcaggggttctactggccaatggtagttgctgacgccaccaagctg encodes:
- the LOC136470193 gene encoding uncharacterized protein; translated protein: MVIPNYTYLKLKMLGPNGVITVESTYKHAYDYDVECIKYAEALVEAKTLIVNLDRLGSEAPDSKHRAGTFEPAEAVKLISVNPTCSNNRALRISATLDIK